The Streptomyces sp. SS1-1 genome has a segment encoding these proteins:
- a CDS encoding DUF397 domain-containing protein: protein MKLEWIKSSYSTSSGPDCVEVAAAPGTILVRDSKDPDGPRLALTPTTWTAFLPYATASRR from the coding sequence ATGAAGCTGGAGTGGATAAAGAGCAGTTACAGCACGTCCAGCGGCCCCGACTGCGTCGAGGTCGCCGCCGCCCCCGGCACGATCCTGGTCCGTGACTCCAAGGACCCGGACGGCCCCCGCCTCGCCCTCACCCCCACCACCTGGACGGCCTTCCTCCCGTACGCCACCGCCTCCCGGCGCTGA
- a CDS encoding redox-sensing transcriptional repressor Rex, whose product MATGRTHRPATRSRGIPEATVARLPLYLRALTALSERSVPTVSSEELAAAAGVNSAKLRKDFSYLGSYGTRGVGYDVEYLVYQISRELGLTQDWPVVIVGIGNLGAALANYGGFASRGFRVAALIDADPAMAGKPVAGIPVQHSDDLERIIQDNGVSIGVIATPAGAAQAVCDRLVAAGVTSILNFAPTVLSVPDGVDVRKVDLSIELQILAFHEQRKAGEEAASDGGVRTTAARGDSADQGPDGDVPAVMPA is encoded by the coding sequence GTGGCAACTGGCCGAACTCACCGACCGGCGACCCGCAGCCGAGGGATTCCCGAGGCCACCGTCGCCCGGCTACCGCTGTACCTCCGAGCCCTGACCGCACTGTCGGAGCGCTCGGTCCCCACGGTCTCCTCCGAGGAGCTCGCGGCCGCGGCGGGGGTCAACTCCGCGAAGCTGCGCAAGGACTTCTCCTACCTCGGCTCCTACGGGACCCGTGGCGTGGGGTACGACGTCGAGTATCTCGTGTACCAGATCTCCCGTGAGCTCGGGCTCACCCAGGACTGGCCGGTAGTGATCGTCGGCATCGGAAACCTGGGTGCCGCGCTCGCCAACTACGGCGGGTTCGCCTCCCGCGGCTTCCGGGTCGCCGCGCTCATCGACGCCGACCCCGCGATGGCGGGCAAGCCCGTCGCCGGCATCCCCGTGCAGCACTCCGACGACCTGGAGCGGATCATCCAGGACAACGGCGTGTCCATCGGCGTGATCGCCACCCCGGCCGGTGCCGCCCAGGCCGTCTGCGACCGCCTCGTGGCCGCCGGCGTCACCTCCATCCTGAACTTCGCGCCGACCGTGCTGTCCGTGCCGGACGGCGTCGACGTGCGCAAGGTCGACCTCTCCATCGAGCTGCAGATCCTCGCCTTCCACGAGCAGCGCAAGGCCGGCGAGGAGGCCGCCTCCGACGGCGGTGTCCGGACCACCGCCGCGCGCGGCGACTCCGCCGACCAGGGACCCGACGGGGACGTACCCGCCGTGATGCCGGCATGA
- a CDS encoding uroporphyrinogen-III synthase: MSPTTLPAGLDHGHVTFLGAGPGDPGLLTLRAVEALAHADVLVAEHEVLDVVRQHARQGVAEVHTDTGPDGDTVPGTGTPQLAVVDGASTTAALPAVRDAAHLVMEAARGGRRVVRAVSGDPGLDTYAADEMLACAAAGVPFEVVPGIATAVGVPAYAGVPLRDAQGTDVRFVDARTATDRCWTEVGASDGTVVVSTTLDSVAAAAGELVSAGRKPDTPLTVTVAGTTTRQRTWTATLGTIAQTLKQAKVLPSPEGGRPVIAVVGERSAAAQRDQLSWFESKPLFGWRVLVPRTKEQAASLSDQLRSYGAVPHEVPTIAVEPPRTPQQMERAVKGLVTGRYEWIAFTSVNAVKAVREKFEEYGLDARAFAGIKVAAVGEQTAKALIAFGVKPDLVPSGEQSAAGLLEDWPPYDPVFDPIDRVFLPRADIATETLVAGLIELGWEVDDVTAYRTVRASPPPAETREAIKGGGFDAVLFTSSSTVRNLVGIAGKPHNVTVIACIGPATAKTAEEHGLRVDVMAPEPSVHKLAEALADFGARRRAAALDAGDPVTRPSERRPGARRRRSTT, from the coding sequence GTGAGCCCCACCACCCTTCCCGCCGGCCTCGATCACGGGCACGTCACCTTCCTGGGTGCCGGACCCGGGGATCCGGGGCTGCTGACTCTGCGCGCCGTAGAGGCGCTGGCACACGCGGACGTCCTCGTCGCCGAGCACGAGGTGCTCGACGTCGTACGTCAGCACGCCAGGCAGGGCGTCGCCGAAGTGCACACGGACACGGGCCCCGACGGGGACACCGTCCCGGGCACAGGCACGCCCCAGCTGGCGGTGGTTGACGGCGCGTCAACGACCGCTGCGCTACCCGCGGTGCGGGATGCCGCACATCTTGTCATGGAGGCCGCGCGGGGCGGCAGGCGGGTCGTGCGTGCGGTGTCCGGGGACCCCGGGCTCGACACGTACGCCGCCGACGAGATGCTGGCCTGCGCCGCGGCCGGTGTGCCGTTCGAGGTCGTGCCCGGTATCGCGACGGCCGTCGGCGTGCCCGCGTACGCCGGTGTGCCGCTGCGGGACGCGCAGGGCACGGACGTCCGGTTCGTCGACGCGCGCACCGCGACCGACCGGTGCTGGACCGAGGTGGGCGCGTCGGACGGGACCGTCGTCGTGTCGACGACCCTCGACAGCGTGGCCGCCGCGGCCGGCGAGCTGGTGTCCGCCGGGCGCAAGCCCGACACCCCGCTCACGGTGACCGTCGCCGGCACCACCACCCGGCAGCGGACGTGGACCGCGACGCTCGGGACGATCGCCCAGACGCTGAAGCAGGCCAAGGTGCTGCCCTCGCCCGAGGGCGGCCGGCCGGTGATAGCCGTGGTCGGCGAGCGTTCCGCGGCCGCCCAGCGCGACCAGTTGTCCTGGTTCGAGTCCAAGCCGCTGTTCGGCTGGCGGGTGCTCGTGCCGCGGACGAAGGAGCAGGCGGCCTCGCTCTCCGACCAGCTGCGCTCCTACGGGGCCGTGCCGCACGAGGTGCCGACGATCGCCGTCGAGCCGCCGCGCACGCCCCAGCAGATGGAACGGGCCGTCAAGGGCCTCGTCACCGGCCGCTACGAGTGGATCGCGTTCACCTCGGTCAACGCGGTCAAGGCGGTCCGCGAGAAGTTCGAGGAGTACGGGCTCGACGCCCGTGCCTTCGCCGGGATCAAGGTCGCGGCGGTGGGCGAGCAGACCGCGAAGGCCCTGATCGCCTTCGGCGTGAAGCCGGACCTCGTGCCGAGCGGCGAGCAGTCGGCCGCCGGCCTGCTGGAGGACTGGCCGCCCTACGACCCGGTCTTCGACCCGATCGACCGCGTCTTCCTGCCGCGCGCCGACATCGCCACGGAGACCCTGGTCGCCGGGCTGATCGAGCTGGGCTGGGAGGTCGACGACGTCACGGCCTACCGGACCGTACGGGCCTCGCCGCCGCCGGCGGAGACCCGCGAGGCGATCAAGGGCGGCGGCTTCGACGCCGTGCTCTTCACGTCGTCGTCCACCGTCCGCAACCTGGTCGGTATCGCGGGCAAGCCGCACAACGTGACGGTGATCGCGTGTATCGGCCCGGCCACGGCCAAGACCGCCGAGGAGCACGGCCTGCGGGTGGACGTGATGGCTCCCGAGCCGTCCGTGCACAAGCTGGCGGAGGCCCTGGCCGACTTCGGTGCGCGGCGCCGTGCGGCGGCGCTCGACGCGGGCGACCCGGTGACGCGGCCGAGCGAGCGGCGGCCGGGGGCGCGGAGACGCCGGTCGACGACCTGA
- the hemC gene encoding hydroxymethylbilane synthase produces the protein MTQQPLRLGTRRSRLAMAQSGQVADTVRQVTGRPVELVEITTYGDVSREALSQIGGTGVFVTALRDALLRGEVDFAVHSLKDLPTAQPEELVLAAVPQREDPRDVLVARHDLKLTDLPRGARIGTGSARRAAQLNAYARAHGLDIETVPIRGNVDTRIRYVHDGELDAVVLAAAGLSRIGRLDEVTDFLSVDTVLPAPGQGALAIECTAADADLIAALGELDDPFTRVAVTAERSLLAALEAGCSAPVGALADLPPLTAPLERGNPQAERQIVKEMRLRGVVGTSDGTRTVQLSTTGPVPETHDQALALGRELATEMLAQGAAGLMGERAQ, from the coding sequence ATGACTCAGCAGCCACTACGGCTCGGCACCCGGCGCAGCAGGCTCGCCATGGCCCAGTCCGGGCAGGTCGCGGACACCGTGCGCCAGGTGACCGGACGCCCCGTCGAACTCGTCGAGATCACCACGTACGGTGACGTCTCGCGCGAGGCGCTGTCGCAGATCGGCGGCACGGGTGTGTTCGTCACCGCGCTGCGCGACGCCCTGCTGCGCGGGGAGGTGGACTTCGCGGTGCACTCCCTGAAGGACCTGCCGACCGCCCAGCCCGAGGAGCTGGTCCTGGCGGCGGTCCCCCAGCGCGAGGACCCGCGCGACGTGCTCGTCGCCCGGCACGACCTCAAGCTCACCGACCTGCCGCGCGGCGCCCGCATCGGCACGGGCTCGGCCCGCCGGGCCGCCCAGCTGAACGCGTACGCCCGCGCCCACGGACTGGACATCGAGACGGTCCCGATCCGCGGCAACGTCGACACCCGCATCCGGTACGTGCACGACGGCGAGCTGGACGCGGTCGTCCTGGCCGCCGCCGGCCTGAGCCGCATCGGCCGCCTCGACGAGGTGACCGACTTCCTGTCGGTCGACACGGTTTTGCCCGCCCCCGGCCAGGGGGCCCTGGCGATCGAGTGCACCGCGGCCGACGCGGACCTCATCGCCGCGCTCGGCGAGCTCGACGACCCCTTCACCCGGGTCGCCGTCACCGCCGAGCGGTCCCTGCTCGCCGCCCTGGAGGCCGGTTGCTCCGCCCCTGTGGGCGCGCTGGCCGACCTTCCCCCGCTCACGGCTCCGCTGGAGCGCGGGAACCCCCAGGCCGAACGGCAGATTGTCAAGGAAATGCGCCTGCGTGGCGTCGTCGGAACCTCCGACGGCACGCGCACGGTGCAGCTGTCCACCACCGGTCCCGTGCCCGAGACGCACGACCAAGCGCTTGCGCTCGGTCGCGAACTCGCCACCGAGATGCTTGCCCAGGGCGCGGCCGGTCTGATGGGGGAGCGAGCACAGTGA
- a CDS encoding glutaredoxin family protein: MADMSPLFRRTQAKPPQDRLVTLIGKPDCHLCDDAQSVVERVCAEAGVPWEWKDITQDPRLHDQYWEQIPVVLVDGEQHTFWRVDGDRLRKALTG; encoded by the coding sequence ATGGCCGACATGAGCCCGCTCTTCCGCCGTACTCAGGCCAAGCCTCCGCAGGACCGGCTCGTCACCCTCATCGGCAAACCCGACTGCCATCTGTGTGATGACGCACAGAGTGTGGTGGAGCGGGTGTGCGCCGAGGCGGGCGTGCCGTGGGAGTGGAAGGACATCACCCAGGACCCGCGGCTGCACGACCAGTACTGGGAGCAGATTCCCGTGGTCCTCGTCGACGGGGAGCAGCACACGTTCTGGCGTGTGGACGGTGATCGCCTCCGCAAAGCACTGACCGGGTAG
- a CDS encoding glutamyl-tRNA reductase, whose protein sequence is MSLLVVGLSHRSAPVSVLERAALSADAQVKLVQDTVAAEPATEAAVLATCNRIELYADVDKFHAGVAELSTLLAQHSGVGLEELTPYLYVHYEDRAVHHLFSVACGLDSMVVGEGQILGQIKDSLAKAQDLHSAGRLLNDLFQQALRVGKRAHSETGIDRAGQSLVTFGLEQLADGADVSAWARGKKALVIGAGSMSSLAAATLARAGVGEIVVANRTRERAERLAEILTDGTHVPARAVPMDSVPVELTRADVVVSCTGATGLVLTAEDVVGAVEGRTGRPAAFDGTGRTAPAPRTEADGTDAPRTPLPPSGVGTDEECPLDLAAVQGGFSVHGEAAVAGMDAATLEQHAAWAAGGAVDRREATRRSPEADAELITALAATAATVGRIPERRRPEPVAETPRRAPVLALLDLAMPRDVDAAVHRLTGVRLVDIESLAEASADAPMAADVDQVRRIVADEVTAFGAAQRAAHITPTVVALRTMAADVVAGEIARLEGRLPGLDDKHRSEITQTVRRVVDKLLHAPTVRVKQLAAEPGGAGYADALRTLFDLDQETVASVSRAEDSTEKNRGPR, encoded by the coding sequence ATGAGTCTGCTCGTCGTCGGGCTGAGCCACCGCAGCGCCCCCGTCAGCGTCCTGGAGCGCGCCGCGCTGAGCGCGGACGCCCAGGTCAAGCTGGTCCAGGACACGGTCGCCGCCGAGCCGGCCACCGAGGCCGCGGTGCTCGCCACCTGCAACCGCATCGAGCTGTACGCCGACGTGGACAAGTTCCACGCCGGTGTCGCCGAGCTGTCCACGCTGCTCGCCCAGCACAGCGGGGTGGGCCTCGAGGAGCTCACGCCGTACCTGTACGTCCACTACGAGGACCGGGCCGTCCACCACCTGTTCTCGGTGGCCTGCGGGCTGGACTCCATGGTCGTCGGCGAGGGCCAGATCCTCGGCCAGATCAAGGACTCCCTGGCCAAGGCGCAGGACCTGCACAGCGCCGGACGGCTGCTGAACGACCTGTTCCAGCAGGCCCTGCGGGTCGGCAAGCGCGCCCACTCCGAGACCGGCATCGACCGCGCCGGGCAGTCCCTGGTCACCTTCGGCCTGGAGCAGCTCGCCGACGGCGCGGACGTCTCCGCCTGGGCGCGCGGCAAGAAGGCCCTGGTCATCGGGGCCGGCTCGATGTCCTCCCTGGCCGCGGCCACCCTCGCGCGGGCCGGCGTCGGCGAGATCGTCGTCGCCAACCGCACCCGGGAGCGCGCCGAGCGGCTCGCCGAGATCCTCACCGACGGCACCCACGTGCCGGCCCGCGCGGTACCGATGGACTCGGTGCCGGTCGAGCTGACACGTGCCGACGTCGTCGTGTCCTGCACCGGTGCCACCGGCCTCGTCCTGACCGCCGAGGACGTCGTCGGCGCGGTCGAGGGCCGCACCGGCCGGCCGGCCGCCTTCGACGGCACCGGGCGTACGGCACCCGCGCCCCGCACGGAGGCCGACGGCACCGACGCGCCGCGGACCCCGCTGCCGCCCTCCGGGGTCGGCACCGACGAGGAGTGCCCGCTCGACCTCGCCGCCGTGCAGGGAGGTTTCTCCGTGCACGGCGAGGCCGCCGTCGCCGGCATGGACGCGGCCACCCTGGAGCAGCACGCGGCCTGGGCGGCCGGAGGCGCCGTGGACCGCCGCGAGGCGACCCGCCGCAGCCCCGAGGCCGACGCCGAGCTGATCACCGCGCTCGCCGCGACCGCGGCCACCGTCGGCCGCATCCCCGAGCGCCGCAGGCCCGAACCGGTCGCCGAGACGCCCCGCCGGGCCCCCGTCCTCGCACTCCTCGACCTCGCCATGCCGCGGGACGTCGACGCCGCCGTGCACCGGCTCACCGGAGTACGGCTGGTGGACATCGAGTCGCTGGCGGAGGCCTCGGCCGACGCCCCCATGGCGGCCGACGTCGACCAGGTCCGCCGTATCGTCGCCGACGAGGTCACCGCCTTCGGGGCGGCGCAGCGGGCCGCGCACATCACGCCGACCGTCGTCGCCCTGCGCACGATGGCCGCCGACGTCGTGGCCGGCGAGATCGCCCGCCTGGAGGGCCGACTGCCCGGTCTGGACGACAAGCACCGCAGCGAGATCACGCAGACCGTGCGGCGCGTGGTCGACAAGCTGCTGCACGCCCCGACCGTACGGGTCAAGCAGCTCGCCGCGGAGCCCGGCGGCGCCGGGTACGCGGACGCCCTGCGGACCCTGTTCGACCTCGACCAGGAGACGGTGGCCTCCGTCTCCCGGGCCGAGGACAGCACCGAGAAGAACCGAGGCCCACGATGA
- a CDS encoding HAD family hydrolase, whose protein sequence is MAALGWLTPRRRPATARSVLAGEASAEAARKSSQEVAEVSAAEPEFPVLGDERAAAFFDLDNTVMQGAALFHFGRGLYKRKFFETRELARFAWQQAWFRLAGVEDPEHMQEARDSALSIVKGHRVAELQSIGEEIYDEYMAERIWPGTRALAQAHLDAGQKVWLVTAAPVEIATVIARRLGLTGALGTVAESVDGVYTGKLVGEPLHGPAKAEAVRALALAEGLDLSRCAAYSDSHNDIPMLSLVGHPYAINPDAKLRKHARKLDWRLRDYRTGRKAAKVGIPAAAGVGAVAGGTAAAIALHRRRR, encoded by the coding sequence ATGGCCGCTCTTGGATGGCTCACTCCCCGTAGGCGCCCCGCCACGGCGCGGAGCGTGTTGGCTGGCGAGGCCTCGGCGGAGGCAGCGCGCAAGTCCTCGCAGGAGGTGGCGGAGGTCTCCGCCGCCGAACCGGAGTTCCCGGTGCTCGGCGACGAACGGGCCGCCGCGTTCTTCGACCTGGACAACACGGTGATGCAGGGCGCCGCCCTCTTCCACTTCGGGCGGGGCCTGTACAAGCGCAAGTTCTTCGAGACCCGCGAGCTCGCCCGGTTCGCCTGGCAGCAGGCGTGGTTCCGGCTGGCCGGCGTCGAGGACCCCGAGCACATGCAGGAGGCCCGCGACTCGGCGCTGTCGATCGTCAAGGGCCACCGCGTCGCCGAACTCCAGTCGATCGGCGAGGAGATCTACGACGAGTACATGGCCGAGCGCATCTGGCCCGGCACCCGCGCCCTCGCCCAGGCCCACCTCGACGCGGGCCAGAAGGTGTGGCTCGTCACGGCGGCACCGGTCGAGATCGCCACGGTCATCGCCCGCCGCCTCGGCCTGACCGGCGCCCTCGGCACGGTCGCGGAGTCGGTCGACGGCGTCTACACCGGCAAGCTCGTCGGCGAGCCCCTGCACGGCCCGGCGAAGGCGGAGGCCGTCCGCGCCCTCGCCCTCGCGGAGGGCCTGGACCTGTCCCGGTGCGCCGCGTACAGCGACTCGCACAACGACATCCCGATGCTCTCCCTGGTCGGGCACCCCTACGCGATCAACCCCGACGCCAAGCTGCGCAAGCACGCCCGCAAGCTCGACTGGCGGCTGCGCGACTACCGCACGGGCCGCAAGGCGGCCAAGGTCGGCATCCCCGCGGCGGCGGGCGTCGGCGCGGTGGCCGGGGGCACGGCGGCGGCGATCGCCCTGCACCGGCGCCGCCGGTAG